The Tardibacter chloracetimidivorans region CGCGGGACATGCGATCATCGAGGCGGAAATCCCCCAGAGCACCGCGCGCAAGGCGGGCGCCGACGCATTCGAGCGATGCCGGAAGGCGGTGGATGCGGTCCGCCGCACACTCCGGGCGCTGGACTGATCGGCCGGAGCGACCCGGCCGAATCGCTCAGCCGGCTTGCGCGGCTGCCGCCCTGGCTGCTTTCACCGCCGCGCCTATTTCGGCGTTCGTCGGGTTCCGCCGCAGCGTGAGACCGCCGTTCACCTGAAGCACCTGGCCGGTCATGAAGCACTGGTCCGAGGCGACCCATGCGGCCGCATCGGCGATGTCTTCGCTCGTGCCCACCCGGCCAAGCGGATATTCCTTGGCGAAGGTGTCGAGAATCGCCTGATTGCGCGAGGCCTTGGCCGTCATCGGGGTCGGCGTAAAGCCGGGCGCGATGGAATTGGCGCGAATGCCGCGATGACCGAACTCGTTGGCGACGCAGCGGATGACGTGATCCGTGCCCGCCTTGGTGCCCATATAGGCGGCGTGATCCTCCAGCATGATGGATGCAGTGGCCGATGAGATCTGAATGATGGAGCCGCCGTCGCCCATCCGCCGCAGCATGGCCTGGTAGAACAGGATCGGCCCGGTGAACTGCAGCGCGGTGATGCGATCGATGTCCTCCTTTGTGGTTTCAAGAAATGGCTTGAGCAGGCCCCAGCCTGTGGCATTGAGGGCGATGTCCAGATGGCCGAAGCGCGCGACCGCCGCATCGGCAAGCGCTGCAAGATCGCCCTCGTCGGTAATGTCGCAGCGCACCGCAAGCCCGCCGATTTCCTCCGCAAGTTCGGCCAGCGCCGCTTCGTCCCGCCCGGCGACCACCACCCGCGCCCCTTCGGCGGCAAAGCGGCGGGCAATCACCTGGCCCATATTGTCGCGGCCCGCCGCTCCGATGATGACGGCGACCTTGTCCTGCAACATACCCATAGCGCCTCTCCATTCCTTGATCGTCAGCTTGATTGCGCGTGACCCTGACTATGCCCATTAGCCGATCAGACGGAATAAAAAAATCAGGTAAGATTGTTTTTTTATTCCGGGCTGTCTAAGATGCGTCTAAAGCGGCGTGGCCGTAACACAGAACATCGCCATTCCTCGCTGGCGCGGGGCTGGCCTAATCGGGAGAGTGAGATGGCGGCGGAAGCCCCGATCTACACCTTGGGCGCGTTGCTCCGGTCATCGGCCGCGAGCCATGCCGATTCGCCCGCGTTGATTTTTCCGGATCGCAAGGTCAGCTATCGCCAGCTCAACGAGTCGGCACGCGCCTGGGCGCGAACGTTCATCGCGCTCGGTATCAAGCCCGGCGACAATGTGGGCATTTTGCTGACCACGCGGCCGGAATTCGTCGAGCTGCTGTTCGGCATCGTCATGGCGGGCGCGGTGGCCGTACCGGTCAACGCGCGTTACCAGGCGTCCGAGCTGGGTTTCCTGGTGCGCGACGCCGATCTCGTGCTGATGGTTACGACGGGGCGCGTGGCCGACAGCCTGGACTTCGGTGAAAGGCTGGTCGCGGCGCTTCCTTCCTTGCGGCACGCCGATGATCCGCGAAACCTCTCGCTTGACGAAGCGCCGAAGCTGCGAAGCATCATCTGTCTGGACCAGCCGTGCCCCTCCTATCTTCTGTCCGCCGGCGGGGCGCTCGACGCGGGGCGGCAGGTGGACGAGGCCCAGGTGGACGCTCGAATCGATGCCGTGGTTCCACAGGATGTCGGATTGATCCTTTACACGTCCGGCACGACCGCCAATCCCAAGGGCGCGCTGATCAGGCACAGGGCGCAGGTGGGCAACAGCCGGAACCTTGGCATCCGCTATGAGGTGACGGGCGCGGACAAGGTATGGTCCCCGCTTCCCATCTTCCACATCGCCGGAATCCTGCCGATGGTGATGATTCTGGACAAGGGCGGGGCCTATATGACGATCCCGCATTTCGAGGCGGGAGCCGCGCTCGAGATGCTTGGTCGGGAGAAGGCGACCATCGCCTATCCAAGCTTCGTCACGATCATGCAGGATCTGATCACCCATCCCACCTTCAAGGACACCGATCTGGCCAGCCTAAGGGTGATGAACTCCAACTTCGCGGTGCAGCCCGCATGGATCAAGGAGGCGGTCACCGCGGCGATGCCCCACACGATCCAGGTCGGCACCTATGGCCTGACCGAGGCGGCGGGCACCGTTTCCACCAGCCGCCTGTCCGACAGCTATGAGCAGCGCACCGGCCGCTGCGGCGTGCCGCTGGACGAATGGGAGGTGCGGATCGTCGATGTGGAGAGCGGACGCGATTGCGGCGTCGACGAGCGGGGCGAAATCGTGGTTCGCGGCCCCAATATGCTGAAGGGCTATTACAACGCCCCGGACAAGACGGCCGAGGTGATCAGGAACGGATGGTTCCACACCGGCGACATCGGATCGATCGATGCCGATGGGCAGATGATGTTTCACGGCCGGACCAAGGACATGCTGAAGGTGGGCGGTGAAAATGTCGCCGCCGCCGAGATCGAGGCGATGCTCCAGACCCATCCGGCGGTGAAGCTTGCGCAGGTGGTGGGCATTCCGCACGACCGCTATGTCGAAGTGCCAGCGGCGTTCGTCGAGCTGGCGGAAGGCCATTCCGCGACCGAGGACGAACTGATCCAGCACTGCCGCGGCCAACTCGCCAGCTTCAAGCTTCCGCGTCACGTACGCATGGTGTCGGAGTGGCCGATGTCGACGTCCAAGATCCAGAAGTTCCGGCTCAGATCGCAACTGATCGAGGAACTGGGCAAGGGAGAAGCCGCATGACCGGCAAGAGCTTTGTGGCGGAGCTTCGCGCCAAGCCGGAAAAACGCAATGACCTGATCCGGCTTCAGATCGAAATGAAGCTGCTGGTTCATCAGCTTGAGCCGGATGCGATTGTCTATGAGCTGTTCCAGTCGGAGGAAGATCCCGACCTGTTCATTTGTGTTGCGACCTTCCGCGATGACGCGGCGTTCGAGCATCACATGCAGATCGACTTTCACGAGCGCCTGGTGCCGCAGATTTTCGAATGCCTGGCCGAGGATATGAAGATTCAATTCTATCGCTCGCTTGGCTGAACGTCCCTGAGGGGGGACCATATGGATTGGGAGGGATGATGCCTGTGTCTGGTTCGGCGGGTCGGCACGGACGGCCACGGCTGTCTGCTCTTGGGCTGGCGCTCTGCGCGGCGCTGCTGTTTCTGGCGGGTTGCGGTGGCGGTGACGGTGGCGACGGTCGGGCCGGTGTGTCCGGCGGTGCGGCGTCAGGGGCGGCGGCGCGATTGCTCGACGGGTCGGACGGCGCGGACTGGGCGGCCTTCGGGCGGACCTATGGCGAGCAGCATTACAGCCCGCTGGACGAGGTCAACCGCGAGACGGTGAGCCGTCTGGGGCTGGCCTGGTCGGTCGACCTGCCGCTGGGCAATTCGGTGACCGGCCCTGTGGCGGTGGACGGGGTTCTCTATACGGCGACGGGCTATAGCGTGGTGCGGGCGTTCGACGCCGTCACGGGCCGCCAGCTTTGGGAATATGACCCTGAAGCGCCCGAGGCGGCGGGGCGCAAGCTGCGGCAGGGCTGGGGCAGCCGCGGGATCGCCTGGTGGAACGGCAAGGTCTACACCGGTACGCAGGACGGGCGTCTGATCGCGATCGACGCGAAGACCGGCAAGCCCCTCTGGTCGCAGATGACGGTGGCCAAGGACGATGTTCGGTTCATCTCGGGCCCGCCGCGGGTGTTCGACGGCAAGGTGATCATCGGCCATGGCGGCGCGGATGTGGGATCGATCCGCGGCTATGTGACGGCGTATGACGCCGAGACCGGCAAGCAGCTCTGGCGATTCTGGACGGTGCCGGGCCAGCCCGGCGTCGACGACGACGAGACGACGCGGATTGCTGCGGAGAGCTGGTCGGGCGAATGGTGGAAATACGGCGGCGGCGGCACCGTCTGGAACGCCATCACCTATGACGCCGAACTCGACACCATCTATCTCGGCACTGGAAATGGCGCGCCGTGGAATCACCGCATCCGCAGTGAAGGCAAGGGCGACAACCTGTTCCTGTGTTCCGTCGTGGCGATCGACGCCAAGACCGGCAAGTACAAATGGCACTATCAGACGACGCCCGCCGAGGCCTGGGACTATAATGCCTCGATGGACATGCAGGTCGCGACGCTGGAAATCGACGGCGCGCCGCGAAAGGTCTTGCTGCAGGCTC contains the following coding sequences:
- a CDS encoding SDR family oxidoreductase codes for the protein MGMLQDKVAVIIGAAGRDNMGQVIARRFAAEGARVVVAGRDEAALAELAEEIGGLAVRCDITDEGDLAALADAAVARFGHLDIALNATGWGLLKPFLETTKEDIDRITALQFTGPILFYQAMLRRMGDGGSIIQISSATASIMLEDHAAYMGTKAGTDHVIRCVANEFGHRGIRANSIAPGFTPTPMTAKASRNQAILDTFAKEYPLGRVGTSEDIADAAAWVASDQCFMTGQVLQVNGGLTLRRNPTNAEIGAAVKAARAAAAQAG
- a CDS encoding class I adenylate-forming enzyme family protein, translated to MAAEAPIYTLGALLRSSAASHADSPALIFPDRKVSYRQLNESARAWARTFIALGIKPGDNVGILLTTRPEFVELLFGIVMAGAVAVPVNARYQASELGFLVRDADLVLMVTTGRVADSLDFGERLVAALPSLRHADDPRNLSLDEAPKLRSIICLDQPCPSYLLSAGGALDAGRQVDEAQVDARIDAVVPQDVGLILYTSGTTANPKGALIRHRAQVGNSRNLGIRYEVTGADKVWSPLPIFHIAGILPMVMILDKGGAYMTIPHFEAGAALEMLGREKATIAYPSFVTIMQDLITHPTFKDTDLASLRVMNSNFAVQPAWIKEAVTAAMPHTIQVGTYGLTEAAGTVSTSRLSDSYEQRTGRCGVPLDEWEVRIVDVESGRDCGVDERGEIVVRGPNMLKGYYNAPDKTAEVIRNGWFHTGDIGSIDADGQMMFHGRTKDMLKVGGENVAAAEIEAMLQTHPAVKLAQVVGIPHDRYVEVPAAFVELAEGHSATEDELIQHCRGQLASFKLPRHVRMVSEWPMSTSKIQKFRLRSQLIEELGKGEAA
- a CDS encoding putative quinol monooxygenase, producing MTGKSFVAELRAKPEKRNDLIRLQIEMKLLVHQLEPDAIVYELFQSEEDPDLFICVATFRDDAAFEHHMQIDFHERLVPQIFECLAEDMKIQFYRSLG
- a CDS encoding PQQ-dependent dehydrogenase, methanol/ethanol family, which codes for MPVSGSAGRHGRPRLSALGLALCAALLFLAGCGGGDGGDGRAGVSGGAASGAAARLLDGSDGADWAAFGRTYGEQHYSPLDEVNRETVSRLGLAWSVDLPLGNSVTGPVAVDGVLYTATGYSVVRAFDAVTGRQLWEYDPEAPEAAGRKLRQGWGSRGIAWWNGKVYTGTQDGRLIAIDAKTGKPLWSQMTVAKDDVRFISGPPRVFDGKVIIGHGGADVGSIRGYVTAYDAETGKQLWRFWTVPGQPGVDDDETTRIAAESWSGEWWKYGGGGTVWNAITYDAELDTIYLGTGNGAPWNHRIRSEGKGDNLFLCSVVAIDAKTGKYKWHYQTTPAEAWDYNASMDMQVATLEIDGAPRKVLLQAPKNGFFYVIDRTNGKLISAEPFAKVTWASKIDLTTGRPVEMPGARYENGAQVELWPGPNGAHNWMPMSLDPRTGITYIPVLEMPGTFDDRGIAMKNWQRTPGNANDTGVNFGLDSDDPTAGTGALVAWDAKTQKEVWRVKIDSFWNGGTMATAGNLVFQGHADGSFNAYDSETGKRLWTFAAGSGVLGPPITYKVNGRQYITVLSGFGTSGALFGEKVARFGWQYRTQPRRILTFVLDGKAGPLPPAAPDHPEPVADPEYRPDPALAEKGAPIYGRRCLVCHGVDVKAAGLAPDLRASPVPQDAATFNEIVRNGALVPNGMPRYEELTDAEMAALRQFIRSQASKFRASAAKN